One region of Oryza sativa Japonica Group chromosome 10, ASM3414082v1 genomic DNA includes:
- the LOC4348238 gene encoding DNA polymerase epsilon subunit C — MPIPEKDGVEDNQEDDTFSRLQLLAQQRHAMEKFWRMSQEQIEESAGNEELILPISRVKNIIHAKEGGMMLSADTPAFVTKLCELFVQELILRAWVCANSHNREIILGTDIAEAITTTESYHFLANVVHGHQALGSNIPEIGVSAWKRHKLDEMTSLCHPPQAVQVTDLANHPPNIPVCPPIGQSGTQHTTSTHVLMMQGESIHKASKEKSPLKEVMVPTNKVGMTNSSYGVPNGGGATSSKVVIDSPKGETAQVFSSQHACPSLEDNYVIPIPAGHGDSFRTLDEANIPQLHQEQKNFISQDAIVGENIPLNESLEKSKHKDEDLLFPDKDLPE; from the coding sequence ATGCCGATCCCGGAAAAGGACGGGGTGGAGGACAATCAAGAGGATGATACATTTTCAAGGTTGCAATTGCTTGCACAACAACGACATGCCATGGAGAAGTTCTGGAGGATGAGCCAGGAACAGATCGAAGAATCCGCAGGCAACGAAGAGCTTATACTGCCGATTTCCCGTGTCAAGAATATCATCCATGCAAAGGAGGGTGGTATGATGTTATCTGCTGATACCCCAGCTTTTGTAACAAAACTTTGTGAACTTTTCGTCCAGGAGCTCATCCTTCGTGCTTGGGTGTGCGCCAACTCACACAATCGTGAAATCATACTTGGCACAGATATTGCTGAGGCAATCACCACCACAGAATCCTATCACTTTCTTGCTAATGTAGTCCATGGCCACCAGGCGCTAGGAAGCAACATACCAGAGATAGGGGTTTCTGCTTGGAAGCGCCATAAGCTAGATGAAATGACCTCACTCTGCCATCCTCCCCAAGCAGTGCAGGTCACAGATTTAGCTAACCATCCACCCAATATTCCTGTTTGTCCTCCTATAGGTCAATCGGGTACTCAGCACACAACATCTACACATGTTTTGATGATGCAAGGAGAATCTATTCACAAGGCAAGTAAAGAAAAATCCCCACTGAAGGAAGTGATGGTGCCGACCAACAAGGTGGGCATGACCAACAGCTCTTATGGAGTTCCTAATGGTGGTGGTGCTACTAGTAGTAAAGTTGTTATTGATAGCCCGAAAGGCGAAACAGCACAAGTTTTCTCTTCCCAGCATGCATGTCCTTCCCTAGAAGATAACTATGTTATTCCCATTCCTGCTGGACATGGTGATAGTTTTCGTACTCTTGATGAGGCCAATATACCCCAGCTACATCAGGAGCAGAAAAACTTTATTTCACAAGATGCTATTGTTGGTGAAAACATTCCGCTGAATGAGTCTTTGGAAAAGAGCAAGCATAAGGATGAGGACTTACTTTTTCCTGACAAAGATCTTCCTGAGTGA